Part of the Pedobacter roseus genome is shown below.
TCGGCGGCATTTCAACTTATTTTTAATACATGGCAGCCCGAAATTTTTGTAGATACACACACCAGTAATGGTGCCGATTATCAATATGTGATGACGCTTATTCCGACGCAAAAGGATAAGTTGAACCCTATACTTGCTGGCTATTTAACCAAAACCCTTGTACCTGATCTTTACGGAGACATGGACAAAGCAGGTTATCCGATGATTCCTTATGTAAACTCGATCGGCGAAACCCCGGAAACCGGAATAACCGGATTTATTGATCCTCCGCGTTACTCAACAGGTTATACCACACTTCATAATACCATTGGCTTTATGCCTGAAACGCACATGCTAAAATCGTATGATTTGCGTGTGGATGCCACTTATAAACTTCTGGAAAGCTACATCAGGATTGTTGAACGAGATGCCAAAATTATCGGCGAGAATAAAAGTAAAGCCGATGAAGCTGTTGCTGCGCAAAAGGAATTTCCTTTAGAATGGAAATTAAATAAAACAGAAGTAAACGATTTAACCTTTAAAGGTTTTGAGGCCGGACAAAAACCCAGTACAGTAAGCGGTGCCGACCGTTTATATTACGACCGTAGCAAGCCTTACACCAAAACCATAAAAGAATGGAATAAATTCGAGCCAGCAGTTTCTGTTCAGAAACCGGTTGCTTATATTATTCCAAAAGCCTGGGACCGTGTAATTGCCCTGCTTAAACTGAACAATGTTAAAATCAGCGAATTAAAAGCCGATCAGAAAATTGTGGTAGAAAGTTATTATATCGGAGATTTTAAAACAGGCACAAGACCTTACGAAGGACATTACCTGCATTCGGCCGTAAAATTGAATACCGTAAAACAGAACCTCCAGTATTATGCCGGCGACTTTGTGGTGTACACTAACCAGCCTGTTAACCGTTATATTATAGAAACACTGGAACCTCAGGCCACCGATTCTTATTTCAACTGGAATTTTTTCGATTCTATTCTGGATATGAAAGAGCATTATTCGGCTTATGTATTTGAAGATACCGCAACAGAACTGCTCAAAAACAACCCGGAACTGAAAAGTAAACTGGAAGCTAAAAAGTCATCTGATCCTGAATTTGCAAAGAATGGTGCTGCACAACTTGATTTTGTGTATAAAAATTCTGATTATTACGAAAAAACACATAACAGATATCCGGTTGCCCGTTTGGTTACAGACGTAAAACTTGATTTAAAATAGCACTAATGGAATACTTCAATATCGCACCAGTTGCATCCTTAATCTTCGTTTTTACCATTATTACCAGTCTTTACGCTTTCTACGATCATTCGATTTATGGAAAGTTTATGCTGCATCCGTATAGCGTATCAAGAGGCCACAAGGTTTGGACAGTGATAACAAGCGGACTAATACATGCCGATTGGATGCACCTTTTCTTCAACATGTTTACTTTCGTTGCATTTGCTTTTACTTTAGAACGGCTAATGGGCAGTTTCTTGTTCGGTTTGCTTTACATTTTGGCGCTCATCCTCAGTGATGTACCAACGATATTTAAATACAAGGAAAATTTTAATTACAATAGTTTAGGTGCATCAGGAGCAATTAGTGCTGTACTTTTCAGCTTTATTTTGTTTAGTCCGAAAAGTGGAATAAGAATACTTTTCATCCCATTCGATATTCCTGCCTATATTTTCGGAATACTATATCTTGTATACTGCTACTACGCCTCTAGAAACTCCAGAGATGGCATCAACCACGATGCACACTTTTTCGGAGCGCTAACCGGATTGATTTTTACCATTATTTTCGTTCCGGGTATTTTACAGAATTTTATTGCCATGTTTTAACAGGCGGGAGGTAATATCAATTGGGAAGAATCGTCATTCCCGTGAAAACGGGAATCCTAATGCAACATACAATAACATTTTTCGGTTTAAGATTCCCAATCAAGTTAAGAATGACGGATTCCAAAAAATCGGGCGTCATTGCGAGGAGGAACGACGAAGCAATCTTTCCAAGTTGCGATAAAGATTGCTTCAGCCAATGAAAAATCGGCTTCGCAATGACGACATCCTTAGAAAAATCTATGATTTAAACTCCTCTGTTTTTACAAAAAAACTGACCTCTGGGAATGATGGTACGCAAAAAACTACCCCGCTGTAGGCAAATAAGGTTTCTCAAAGAAACTCATCGGCTCATCAGGATTTTTAATAATCTCGAAAACCACATATCCCCAGGGTTTCCAGAAATTCTCCAGTACCTGCGCATAAATTTTATTTTGCCAAACATCAAAAAGCGGTTTGGTCATGTTGCCACGTAGAGGCATTGCTTCAATATAAATAGTCCCTTCAACAGGCATAAACGTATATTCGGGTAAACGGTTAAAAAGGTAGGCCGAATAATAAAAACGGGCACTTAGTTCCTCAAACTGTTCTGCAGTTAAAGATTTACCTTTTACTTCGCTGATAATGTCCTGATGATAACGTTTATTGGTGCCATTATCCTGCAGGCAGGCGATAATGCCAAAATCCTTCATTTTTAGTGAGAAAGTCAGCGTATTAATTTCATCGCGAAAGCTAAATGGCGTTTCTCCATTTTCTAACTTTACTATCGTGATAGACCATGGCGAGAAATCTTCAAACTCCAAACTGGTGTACAGGTTCTGCATCATGAAATTCAGGTTGGCAAATTTCATCATTAACGATTGCGACATATTCAAACCATCAGCGGTCATTTCTTTGCGCAAAGCCGAATGCATTTCGATGTATACAAAACCATATAAGAACTTACCGATCCAGTTAAAAAGATCCAGTTCGGGCAGTGTAGAAACCGCATCATAACCCTTTGCAAATGCCGCTTCGATCTTATCTTCCAGGGGATTTAAAAACTGCTCATTTACCTCGCTGTTTACCGGAATCACCAGGGTGTTGTATGAACGGATGCTTTCATCCAAAAACTGGATCTGCTCTTCGCCGCTTAAACCCGCCTGCTCCAACAACCATTTCGGGAGTAAAGGCACCTGAATAACTGGTGAATTAAAGGTTTTTCCGCTTAAAAAGCAGGTTTTATATAAAAAATCGAAATTCTGGAAAGGATTGTATAAGCCGGTATTCATCACTGCAATATTAGCCATTATATTTTTAGGGCTAAGCAACGATGTTTTATTTTAACGCAGGGATTACAACCTCACCCTATTTACGTGAATGGTATTGCAATGTCCAATGTCTCCCTCTCCTTCAGGAGAGGGACGTTACTGCAGCAAGTGAAACCACATTCGCTAATAGGGTGAGGTGGTTAGTAATTATTATAATAATACCCAATATCATCTACCAACTGGTTATAAATCGGCTTGGTAAATTCTAAAAACAATGCACTTGGCGGTGGAGGCAATTGTTCTTTTCTTCTGGTGATGGCCAATTGCTGGTTACTTAAAGCCCTGTCATCGCCTTTATAACTGGCCCAGCTATCCCTCCAAATATAAGTACCAGGAAATTTCTGCTGGCGTACCAGTTTTCTTGTTTTCCAATCGGTAATGCTCATATCCAGTAAGCCTGAAGAGGAAATGTTCTTTTCAAAAATGCTTAAGGTGGCTTTTACCGTACCATAAACCGGTTTTTTATCACGGGTTTCACCGATCACTACGCTATCCCGTTTTAGTTTTTCAACCCTTTCCTTTACATAAGTCTGTCCAACTACAAAATCATCGAAGTTCAAACTTAGTACCTGATCGGGAACAACTTTTTGACTGGTAGCCTGTTCTTCCCCGTAAAAAATCACAAACTTATTTCTCGAGTATTTTGCGATATACTGATCGATCTGCTGTTGAAAATAATCAGCGCTTAATTTGTACATGCCACTGTTTACGATAATTGGCTGCACCACAACCCTTGTTACTGCTGCCCAATAAGCATCTTCCATTTTGGCTTTGGCATCTTTATAGTTAGGCTGAAGATTTAGTGTTTTCTCAAACTCGTAATATGCTTTTTTAGCTGCCTGACGGTTGTTTTCCCTTAAAAAGCCTAAACCAGAGCTATACCTCGCGCCAGCAGCATTATATTTACTATCAGCCAGTTCGGCAATGTACTTTGAAGGATTTGGAACAATGGCCAAACAGGCCGGACAGCTATTGATATCATCTGCCAGTTGATTTATTTTTTGATAATCGTACATCACCGATTCCCATCTGAATAAATCGTTCGACATTTTGGCTTCTTCAATTTTCCGCAAATGATCCTGCAAAGCCAGTCCGTATGCGGTTTTCAACACTTCCATTGCCTCGCTGTTTTTTGGCGAATTTTGCAACCTGCTTACCGATTTTTCAACCGAAGCATCATAATCACCTTTTTGCAAGGCTTTTTTCCCTGTGGTACATCCTCCAATAATTATTAAGGATAAATAAATAAAATACCGTAATCTTGAAATGTTTTTCATGGCAGGAATATTTGCGTTAATAAACAAAGATAATTTGTAAGACGACAATTACCTCATTTATTTAGAAGACGATTGATAATGAAAATTAGTTGCAAGCAATTTGAATTAGCGTTAAAACATCCTTTTTCAATTTCGAAATTTACCCGAACCAGTACACCTTTAATGTTATTAAAGATTGAACATGAAGGCGTTGCGGGTTATGGCGAAGCCTCTATGGTGCCATATATGGGCGAAAGCTATGAAAGTGCGAACAGTTTTCTTAAACTGGTAAACTGGGATAAAATCCAGTTCCCATTCAACTTTGAAGAAATTATCGCTTATTTAGATAGCCTTGCTCCTGGTCAACCGGCCATTAAAGCAGCCATTGATATTGCGCTTAATGACATTCAGGGCAAGCTTTTAAATAAACCCTGTTACAAAATTTATGGTGCCGATCCGGCAAAAATGCCAGTAACCTCTTATACTATCGGGATTGATACACCGGAAGTAATCCGCGAAAAACTGAAAGATGCCGAAGCATTTAAAGTGATCAAAGTGAAGCTGGGCAGGGATAACGACCAGGAAATTATTGAAACCATCCGCAGCATGACGAGCGTACCGCTTTATGTGGATGCAAACCAGGGCTGGACCGATAAAATAAAAGCAATCGATTTAATTTATTGGCTGCATAACCAAGGCGTGGTATTAATTGAGCAGCCCATGGATAAAAGCAACCTGGATGGAAATGCCTGGTTAACCGAACGTAGTCCGATTCCCTTACTGGCAGATGAAGCGGTGCAGCGTTTAGCAGATATGGATAAATTAAGAGGCGCTTACCACGGCATTAATGTAAAGCTGATGAAAAGCTGTGGCATGTACGAAGGTCACCAGATGATTTTAAAAGCCCGATCTTTTGGCATGAAAGTGCTGATTGGCTGCATGAGTGAAACCAGCTGCGCAACTTTAGCCGCAGCAGCTTTAGCGCCATTATGTAATTGGGCTGATTTAGACGGACCCTGGCTCACTAAAAATAATCCATTTACCGATCCGGCTTTTGAGAACGGAAAATATATCCTCAAAAATTTACCCGGTTTAGGACTGGAAGGTATTACTTCGGATCTTTTTCTTTAAAGCTTTTTCTAAGCTCTTTAGTTAACTGATACTTAAAATAAAATAAACAGCAGGCCACGCCAACTAAAAATGCGGCGGGAATATATTTATGATTATTATAACACCAAACCAATCCAAAAATAGAAAGGATAATGGCCAGGTTATAGAAGATATTTAAAGCAAATTTTTTACCCACAATAGAAGGATTGAATGATAGAATGAGTGAAGAATTAAATGATAGAATGAATGAGTTTTGAATGAGTGAATGAGATTAGCTTAAACTAATTCATTCATCCTCTCATTCAAAATTCAATAATTATTTTAATATACCTGCATATTCGGATCAAAAGCTTCTTGCCAGGCTAAAATGCCGCCTTTTAAATTATAAAGATTGTCAAATCCGTATTGTTGCTCTAACTGCATTACAGCTGCTGCGCTTCTTTTTCCGCTACGGCACTGAATAATTACCGGTTTATCTTTAGCAACCTTGTCGGCCTCGATTAAAATCCCTCCTAAAGGAATATTTTCCCCGTCAAGATTGGAAACTTCATATTCGAACGTTTCGCGGACATCAATTAACTGAAAATCTTCTTTGTTATCGATTTTCTCTTTTAGTTCTTGTACCGATATTTCTTTCATTTTATTAAATGTATTTATGCAAATATAGGAAAATCAGCTTTACACTCCCCATCAAAAAAATGCCATAAAATTTTGCGCAAAACTGTAACAACTGAAACCCTTAGGCGTTTAAATATAAATAGTTACAAATGGACAACCTGAACCGTTTCTTTTGGTTTTGCTCTGGTGCGCACATCCCAACGCTGGAAAAATACCCTTCGGAACAAAATAAATATACCGGCATTGGTGCCACAATCTTCTTCACGGGTTTATTTGCCGCACTTTCTGGCGGTTATGCCATGTATTTTGTATTTAAAGGTGCCGATCTGGCCGTAATTTTCGCCATTGTTTTTGGCTTTTTATGGGGTGCAGCCATCTTTAATATGGACCGTTACATCGTTTCGAGTATCAATAAAAGTGCAAGCACCAATAAACAGTTGCTACAGGCTACACCACGTATTTTACTGGCCATTATGATCGGTATGGTAATATCGCGGCCAATCGAGCTGAAAATCTTCGATAAAGAAATCAAAGAACGTTTAAAAGTAAGTTACCTGAATGGGCAGCGCGCTAAAATTGATACCTTAAACAAAGCTTTCGAGAAGAAATACCAGGTAGAATTTGGCAGGTTAAACCTACAGAAAGCGACCAGAGATTCGCTCGAAAAAGGCATTAAAGCCGACAGACAAAAGCTGAATTTTGAGATTTTTGGCAATAAAACCACCGAAACATCAGGGGTAATGGGTTATGGACCTTATGCCAAACGTAAAGAAGCCGAAATTACACAGCGTACAACCGAGCTTGATTCGTTAAAAGCTGCCATCAATAAATCAGAAAGTTTTGTTGATAAGCGCAAAGAGTTTGATGGTTTGTTTACCGAAAAACTATATACTAAGAAACAGTTAGATAGCTTATCGGATATTGCAGGTTTTGCCGACCGCAACTGGGCTTTAGGTCAGCTTAAATTTAATGTAGATGGCACCAGCGATAACAATACGGCCATTGCAGTTACTTTTATCGGGCTACTGTTTATTTTCTTCGAATGTTTGCCGGTGTTTGTAAAACTAATGAGTGCCCGCGGACCTTATGATTACGCCATATCGGATGGTGATGAGGTGGCGATCTATCACTCTAAAAAGGACAAGGATTTTCATTTCGAAGTAGCTGATAATATTCACGAAACCAGGGTCGATTCCGAATCAACCAAGAAAAAAGAAATTATAAAAGGAAAAGCTTACCGCGATCTGGAGAAATACGATTGGGACGGGGAGTAGATGGAAGATGGATAATGTAAGAGGGATGAGGTAGCGAATGATCCATAATTAAACAGTTCATGGTTAGATGGATCATAGATCATGGCCAAAAGCAATACACAATAAACCATTAGCTATTAACCATGAGCAATCATAACATGAACAAAAAAACCATCAAACCATTAACCAATAAATCATCACTAAAAATCGCAGAACTATCAGTCAAAAACCTTAATTTTCCCTAAATTCACCCTCTATAACTTATTATATGAAGAAAATATTCCTCTTTACCCTTGTCGGGATGGCAAGTTTGCAGCTTAAAGCGCAAAACATTGATAAAATCATCACCCGTGAATACACCGATCACCTGATTAAAACTTTAAGTGCAGATGATATGCAGGGGCGTGCAACATTTACCCCAGGCATTGATAAAGCAGCGACATTTATTGAATCAGAATTTAAAAAAATCGGTCTGCAGCCCTTAACAGGTGAAAAAACATTCCGCCAGACTTTTAATAAATACCAGGTTGCCAATCAAAGTACCAGTGTTAAAATAGATGGGCAAGAAATTGCACCAGAAAATTTAATTGTTTCGGGCGTAACTGCGGAAAGTGTTACACTTGATAAATCGAATACCATCGTTGTTAAATTAGATCCTGAGAAACCTTTTGTAGCTCAATTAAGAACAATGATGGGTGCCGGGAAGAATCAGATTGTATTGGTAGACAGCAAATTTGCTGATCTTTTTAACCGTTACAGAAGTTATTTCGGTAAACCCGCAACTGTTGATGAAAAAGATGTAAGGGCAACCACAAGTGCTGTACAGGTTTTTGTTTTAGGTAAAGATGCCGCAACAGATTTTTCGGCTACTTTTAAAAGCAAGGTAACTCAAATGCCCTTGTTCAATGTGGCTGGTGTAATTCCAGGTAAATCTAAAGCCAAAGAAATTGTGGTTTTCTCTGGTCACTATGATCATTTAGGTTTCTTAAAACCTGTAGAAGGCGACAGTATTGCTAACGGCGCCGATGATGATGCATCGGGTACTACAGCGATGATTGCACTGGCAAAATATTACAAAGCACAAAAAAATAACGAGCGTACTCTGATCTTCGTTGCTTTTACAGCAGAAGAAATTGGTGGTTTTGGCGCAAGGTATTTCTCAGAAAAATTAAATCCTGATGATGTTGTGGCTATGTTTAATATCGAAATGATCGGTAAAGACTCTAAATTTGGCAAAAACACAGCCTTTATTACTGGTTACGAAAGATCTGATTTCGGAAAGATATTACAGAAAAACCTGGCTGGAACCGAATTTACTTTCCACCCGGATCCATATCCAGATCAGAACTTATTTTATAGAAGCGACAATGCTACTTTAGCGGCTTTAGGTGTTCCTGCACACACCATCAGTACCGATAAAATCGATATCGATAAATTGTACCACAGTGTGAAAGACGAATACAGTTCATTGGACGTTGAAAATATTCTTTCTACCATTAAAGCCATTGCTAAAAGCGCTGTTACCATCGTAAACGGGGCTGATACACCAACCAGGATTCCGAAGTTGAAGCAATAAAAGGGGCAGTTATAAAACGGTCGTCATTCCCGCGCAGGCGGGAATCGTAATGCAGTAAGCTTTAAGATTCCCAATCGAGTTGGGAATGACGAGCCGCCAAATACAATATTATAAAAAATGGCCAGTGAAAAATCACTGGCCATTGCTATTTATAAACCTTCGTAAGCAGATTACTTGCTCAGGTACATCGATTTGTCTTTGTAAAGCTTGCGGAAATAAGGATCTTCCAAATCTTTAATGAAACGGATCGCCTCACCTGTAGATTTCATTTCAGGACCTAATTCTTTCGCTACTTCAGGGAATTTCTCGTAAGAGAAAACCGGTTCTTTAATCGCATAACCTTTTAGCTTGCGCACGATTGTGAAATCTTTCAGTTTTGCTACGCCTAACATGATTTTAGCCGCGATATTGATATAAGGTACATCGTAAGCTTTTGCAATGAACGGAACCGTACGTGATGCCCTTGGGTTGGCTTCGATTACATACACCTTCTCATCTTTAATGGCAAACTGGATATTTAACAATCCGCGTACATCTAAAGCTTTTGCAATTTTGATCGAGTACTCTTCCATCGCCTTAGTTACCGTTTCTGGTAAGCTAAAGGTTGGCAATACTGCGAACGAATCTCCTGAGTGGATACCTGCAGGCTCAATGTGTTCCATCATACCTACAATGTGAACATCGTCACCATCAGAAATTGAATCAGATTCTGCTTCTTCTGCTCTATCTAAAAAGTGGTCGATCAATACGCGGTTGCCCGGTAAATCGCCCAGTAATTTTACTACTGCTTTTTCAAGGTCTTCATCGTTGATTACAATGCTCATCCCTTGTCCGCCCAATACGTAACTCGGACGAACCAATACCGGATAACCTACCTCGTTTGCTACAACGATTGCTTCTTCAGCGTTTTCTGCAACTCCATATTTTGGATAAGGAATATCTAATTCTTTCAACAGGTCAGAGAAACGTCCACGGTCTTCAGCGATGTCCATGTTCTCGAAAGATGTTCCGATAATTTTGATTCCTTTTTCGGTTAATTTTTCAGCCATTTTCAAGGCGGTTTGTCCACCTAACTGAACGATTACACCTTCTGGTTTCTCCAGCTCGATAATTTCGCGCACATGTTCCCAAAACACCGGCTCGAAGTATAACTTATCGGCCATGTTAAAGTCTGTAGAAACTGTTTCAGGATTACAGTTGATCATGATCGCTTCGAAACCCGATTCTTTTGCGGCCAATAAACCGTGTACACAAGAGTAATCGAATTCAATACCCTGACCAATACGGTTAGGACCAGAACCCAATACAATTACTTTTTTCTTGTCTGATGGTTTCGACTCGTTCTCTTCTTCGAAAGTAGAGTAGTAGTATGGTGTTTTAGCCGGAAACTCTGCTGCGCAGGTATCAACCATTTTATACACCCTGTTAATGCCTAAAGCCTTACGGCGATCGTACACTTCATCCTCGGTAACGTTCCCTAACAACCAGGCAATCTGAATATCAGAGAAACCTTTTTGTTTAAGCGTTACGAAGAAATCCTGAGGGATGTTATTTAAAGAGTATCTTTTTAATTCAGTTTCAAGCAATACAAGCTCCTGAATCTGGTTTAAGAACCATTTATCTATTTTGGTTACCTTACGGATCGACTCCAAAGGCACACCCATTACCATGGCATCTTTTATTAAGAACAAACGGTTCCATGAAGCATGCTCCAAACCATCCATAATTTCTTCAATATTGCGAACCTGTCTGCCATCTGCACCTAAACCTGCACGGTTAATCTCTAAACTCTGACAAGCTTTTTGTAGCGCTTCAATGAAAGTACGACCGATGGCCATTACCTCACCAACAGATTTCATCTGTAAGCCAAGTTCTTTGTTCGCACCTTTAAATTTATCGAAGTTCCAACGTGGTACTTTAACGATCACATAATCTAAAGTAGGCTCGAAATAGGCTGAAGTGGTTTTGGTAATCTGGTTTTCAATTTCATCCAGGTTATAACCGATAGCTAGTTTAGCCGCAATTTTTGCAATTGGATAACCGGTTGCCTTACTTGCCAATGCTGATGAACGCGATACACGCGGGTTAATTTCGATGGCGATAATCTCGTCATTTGCAGGGTTAACTGAGAACTGAACGTTACAGCCACCTGCAAAATTACCAATTGCACGCATCATTTTAATCGCCTGGTTACGCATTTCCTGGTAGCAACGATCAGATAAGGTCATTGCAGGTGCAACGGTAATCGAATCTCCCGTATGGATACCCATCGGGTCAAAGTTTTCGATCGAACAAATAATGATTACGTTATCGTTGCTATCTCTTAACAACTCCAGCTCATATTCTTTCCAGCCTAAAACTGCTTTCTCTACCAATACTTCGTGTGTTGGCGAAGCCTCTAAACCGCGTTTTAACGCCGCATCGAATTCTTCTTTCTTGTGCACAAAACCACCACCAGAACCACCTAAGGTATATGATGGGCGGATAACCAATGGATAGCCGATTTCTTGTGCGGCTTCTTTACCTTCTAAAAATGAGTTGGCAATTTTCGATTCTGCAACACCTACACCGATATCAACCATTAACTGGCGGAAAGCTTCACGGTTTTCTGTTTTTTCGATCGCAGCAACATCTACACCAACTACTTTAACACCGTATTTTTCCCAAACACCACGTTCTTCTGCTTCTTTACAAAGGTTTAGTGCAGTTTGCCCTCCCATTGTAGGAAGTACCGCATCAATTCTAGGTAAATCTGCAGAGTCGATGTGCTCTTGTAAAATAACCTCTATTGAATCAACAGTTAACGGGCGCAGGTAAACATGGTCACCAATAACCTTATCCGTCATGATGGTAGCCGGATTGGAGTTGATAATGGAAACGGTAATCCCTTCTTCTTTTAAAGAAAGGGCCGCTTGCGAACCCGAGTAATCAAATTCACAGGCTTGGCCAATGATAATTGGTCCAGATCCTATAATCAGTACTGAGCGGATGGAAGTGTCTTTAGGCATGATAAAGCTTAAACAATAATTAAAATTCTAAAGTATTTGGGTATTTTAAATACCCTGAAAGCAACGAGATTTTGTGCTTGTAAGAAGAAAAATCCCAACTGTTCTGTCGGGATGCAAAGATACATCTTTAGAGGGATTTTAAGCTGATTTTTTTAAAATAAAAAAGAGGATTTATTGAACCCCCTTTTTAGATTTTTCTTTTGTAAAATTCACTACTGTTGCAATTTAATTTCGCCTAAATCGGTAGTGGCACTATCTTTTACGGCAACCTTTTCTATCACAGTATCTTTATACGGCGCATTGGCTTTTATAACTACATTATAAACGCCTTGTTTAAGGTTGGTAAAAGTAAAAACGCCCTGATTTACTTCAGCTCTAAGCGTGTCTGTTGCAGCTACAAGCGTGATAGAGGAAGCGGCATCAGCAGGACTTATTTTTCCGATTATTCCGCCCAGTTTAATATTTGTAAAGGCAATGGCGCCTAAAGCAAATACAATTACCAATGATAATACAACACATAATTTTTTCATGGTATACCGTTTTAGTGTAATGTCCGAAATAAATAACACCATTTTGTACAAATAGTTTTAAATAATGAACACCCAAAACATATAATGTACTATAAATTATACACGGATGTAAAATCAATATGTACAATATTACCGCAAATGTTAATTAGTGTTAAAAGATTTCACAGAAAATAGCCTCACGCGTCAGAATTAAGTCACGAAGTTGTGATGATCGGAATATTGGCAATAATGTTGTAATAAGCAGAACATATATGCGTTTTGTATATACTTTAGACAATGATCTAAAGCTTCCTCCGCGGATTAGTTACCCGCCATGAGGATTTCTTCATAAATAGTTTGTTTGGTTTATTATCCGGTTAGAGGAGCCCTCCTCAACCGGATTTTTTCTTTTAAGGCTTTTTCCTTTACATTTGATTGTATTCAGAAAATTTTATCGTGAATAAAAATATTAAAAAGATCGCTATCGTTGGCCCGGAAAGTACGGGAAAATCTACCCTATCTCAGTTGTTGGCAAAACATTATAAAGTTTCGTGGGTGCCAGAATATGCCCGTTATTATTGCGAAAACCTGGTTACGGATTATACGCTGCAGGATGAAGAAAATATGTATTACGGGCAGGTTGCGCTCGAAGATGCTATTTTAGCTGTAACTGAAAGCGATTTTATCATCTGCGATACCACTTTTATTACCGTAAAAATCTGGAGCGATGAAGTGCTTGGCGAAACACCAAAGGTGGTGCTCGATGCTTTGCCTGAAAGGCCGTACGACCTTTACCTGCTAATGGACATCGATTTACCCTGGCAGGATGATCCGCTGCGTGATTTCCCTGATAAACGTGAATATTTTATGCAGGTTTGGCACAGGGAACTGCAGGCGCTTAATGCCAATTATAAAGTTATTGGTGGATCGGGTGATGAAAGAATAGAAAATGCCATTAAAGCGATTGATGATTTTTCGAGCAGATAGGAAATCAAAAAGGATACTTTCATTTTTTTTTGAAA
Proteins encoded:
- a CDS encoding carboxypeptidase regulatory-like domain-containing protein, with protein sequence MKKLCVVLSLVIVFALGAIAFTNIKLGGIIGKISPADAASSITLVAATDTLRAEVNQGVFTFTNLKQGVYNVVIKANAPYKDTVIEKVAVKDSATTDLGEIKLQQ
- the carB gene encoding carbamoyl-phosphate synthase large subunit, with the translated sequence MPKDTSIRSVLIIGSGPIIIGQACEFDYSGSQAALSLKEEGITVSIINSNPATIMTDKVIGDHVYLRPLTVDSIEVILQEHIDSADLPRIDAVLPTMGGQTALNLCKEAEERGVWEKYGVKVVGVDVAAIEKTENREAFRQLMVDIGVGVAESKIANSFLEGKEAAQEIGYPLVIRPSYTLGGSGGGFVHKKEEFDAALKRGLEASPTHEVLVEKAVLGWKEYELELLRDSNDNVIIICSIENFDPMGIHTGDSITVAPAMTLSDRCYQEMRNQAIKMMRAIGNFAGGCNVQFSVNPANDEIIAIEINPRVSRSSALASKATGYPIAKIAAKLAIGYNLDEIENQITKTTSAYFEPTLDYVIVKVPRWNFDKFKGANKELGLQMKSVGEVMAIGRTFIEALQKACQSLEINRAGLGADGRQVRNIEEIMDGLEHASWNRLFLIKDAMVMGVPLESIRKVTKIDKWFLNQIQELVLLETELKRYSLNNIPQDFFVTLKQKGFSDIQIAWLLGNVTEDEVYDRRKALGINRVYKMVDTCAAEFPAKTPYYYSTFEEENESKPSDKKKVIVLGSGPNRIGQGIEFDYSCVHGLLAAKESGFEAIMINCNPETVSTDFNMADKLYFEPVFWEHVREIIELEKPEGVIVQLGGQTALKMAEKLTEKGIKIIGTSFENMDIAEDRGRFSDLLKELDIPYPKYGVAENAEEAIVVANEVGYPVLVRPSYVLGGQGMSIVINDEDLEKAVVKLLGDLPGNRVLIDHFLDRAEEAESDSISDGDDVHIVGMMEHIEPAGIHSGDSFAVLPTFSLPETVTKAMEEYSIKIAKALDVRGLLNIQFAIKDEKVYVIEANPRASRTVPFIAKAYDVPYINIAAKIMLGVAKLKDFTIVRKLKGYAIKEPVFSYEKFPEVAKELGPEMKSTGEAIRFIKDLEDPYFRKLYKDKSMYLSK
- a CDS encoding AAA family ATPase; the encoded protein is MNKNIKKIAIVGPESTGKSTLSQLLAKHYKVSWVPEYARYYCENLVTDYTLQDEENMYYGQVALEDAILAVTESDFIICDTTFITVKIWSDEVLGETPKVVLDALPERPYDLYLLMDIDLPWQDDPLRDFPDKREYFMQVWHRELQALNANYKVIGGSGDERIENAIKAIDDFSSR